Genomic segment of Apostichopus japonicus isolate 1M-3 chromosome 8, ASM3797524v1, whole genome shotgun sequence:
TCCATGTCTCTCCTATCTCTCAACAGTTGCAATTACGTATTTCCAAGCTGACAAAAGTTCATTTCACTATAAAGGAACCCACATGCTACAACAAAACTCAACTTTACGATTGTTGTTCACCGTTCGTTCGTTCGGTGACTGACTGAATGAACGGCGTTCCATATTTGTGAATATGTAGTATGTTTGTATAGTCTGCAGTCCCTGTACTGTGCAGTCTGTGTATCAAAACATTGTGTACAATATACATGTGTCAACTTTGGTATATGAATCGAAGCTGTGAGAGGATGACATACTGTAGTATGAGTCTGTTATAAGATTGGACATGAAACCACGTACATAGCTCAAGGCTACCACGCCTTACtcaatattttgtgataaaatggcTACTAAACCTTACGAACTACCTGGATTACCTGCTCTGCCAAAGAGTTTGAGTGCCTTATTAAATGCAAACAGTGGATCCTGGCGAGAGTCGGGAAGAATTCATGCCCATAGAACTAATATCCAAGACAGTTTGTCTTCGAATGGTAATGGAGGCGCAGCTGGACCACCATCGCCAACTGGTGTCGAATTAAATAGACAACCAAGTTACACAAACACAGAAGGAAAGGGGAAAGCCCCACCTCGCAGAATCGAGATTCCCAAAGGAAACTTGGACGCCGCACTTGCCCTGTTACGAAAGGAAATGGTAAGTCGGATCACATGAAAAGACAATACAATGTTACAAGTTTTGCTCATTGATGTTACTGTACCATTGGTTGAAAAGACTATGCCTAAATGTTAGTCACGCAAAAATTTGGCTGTAATGTTACATTGTATACTTTTCTGCTAACTGTATAGCCTAATGAGTTATAAGAATTAAGATTACCCTGTTGTTCGGGGATTGGCAATTTGGCTGTGATAAACTAACAACATGCTTCATCTTCTGCTGGGTGCACAGTTATTGTGCAGTCTGTATGCAACTGAAGAAGTTTGACCCCTCCCCACACTTTCATTCACCTTGATCTCTCATTCTCCTTCACACATtctaacccctcccccatcttaTACATACTGAAATTGAAATCCTGGTTATTCAGTGTACAGTATAGCATGCTTAGAAGTTGTCATTAAAGGTCTAAGTAAGGTTAACTACAGTAGATGGATCTACAGTATATAAAGCAGTATGCTTACAGGTAGTTCCTTTGTGCCTTTACTGCTTTGTCAGATCAATTTGACTAGCAACAGACTTTGAAATACTTCCTTGCAAGTTTGTTTTTACAGTATGAAATATTACTGGTGCATTTCATTTAATTATCATTCAATAAAGACCTTGCATTTAGCGATTGATTTTGTCTTATCCTGTCAGATGGGGATCCATGGATGTTTAGGATGTACACCGCACCCTTTTCAACGCCACACAAAAACTAAAAACATGTTAGAATCACAACCTTGTATGCAGACATAATTATTGACCTAATTTATTGCCTAAATATGTTGAAGAATGTACAGTTGCATGTCAGAATTGTTTTTTGAATGGTGAGGACCTACATGTATTGGACTTGTCGGCTTCAACTAATCAGGAAAACACCCTCTCCATTTCAAAATTCTGCATTAGATCTGTCCATGACTAGTCCTACTTTATTTTTCGAAACCAACACAGTGCCTGGGAATTTAATGATCTATAGGCTAACTTTTTAAAGTATATACTGTTGCCTTTTCAATCTGCACAAggaatgtttgcaaaattgaggtgttttattcaaatttagACAAACAATCAATACCTCAAGAAGCCCAAGTACCCAGATCTACTCGCTGAAGAAATCCGATAAAGTTATATCAACTTAAGGATGTCTACCTGTATCTGTTTGTCCCTCACATTTGAACTGAAACCACTCCAGTACAACTTCAGGTCTGTACCAAACACAATACTAAAACTATCTAAGACAGACCCAACTGCTATTTTTGCAAATTTCAATGAAAAATTAATTCATCAATATTATGTAGTCCTTGGTGTTTGGCAAGCATCATCAATCATTTTATCAGTCCTGCAACATTTGTAGTGTAATTTTGAGTGCAATTCTAAC
This window contains:
- the LOC139970807 gene encoding leucine repeat adapter protein 25-like, with the protein product MATKPYELPGLPALPKSLSALLNANSGSWRESGRIHAHRTNIQDSLSSNGNGGAAGPPSPTGVELNRQPSYTNTEGKGKAPPRRIEIPKGNLDAALALLRKEMVGLRQLDMSLLSQLWELYEAIQDYKATMSYGDSSMDFDTEDSQSTTTPLSPLPPDDP